The following coding sequences lie in one Rutidosis leptorrhynchoides isolate AG116_Rl617_1_P2 chromosome 4, CSIRO_AGI_Rlap_v1, whole genome shotgun sequence genomic window:
- the LOC139844840 gene encoding uncharacterized protein, translating into MEEGGGLRTRSFRDEDYNTRRAFLRSYPLFDNDVEEDDQQTQANIGTTRSNKVGASEFVDDEDDKNKRKSMKFKKKKEAMKRIMVTIIEWGGGRVVVLRRFKDKVSFYVVACFPIVFKSPKALITSKP; encoded by the exons ATGGAGGAAGGAGGTGGTCTAAGAACAAGAAGTTTTAGGGATGAAGACTACAATACTAGAAGGGCGTTCTTGCGAAGTTATCCTCTCTTCGACAACGATGTAGAAGAAGATGATCAACAAACACAAGCAAATATTGGAACCACGAGAAGTAACAAAGTTG GTGCAAGTGAAtttgttgatgatgaagatgataagaaCAAGAGAAAGAGTATGAAGTTTAAGAAGAAAAAAGAAGCAATGAAGAGGATAATGGTGACAATAATAGAATGGGGAGGTGGAAGAGTTGTGGTTTTAAGAAGGTTTAAAGACAAGGTTTCATTTTATGTTGTTGCATGTTTTCCTATTGTATTTAAATCTCCTAAA